A window of Mangifera indica cultivar Alphonso chromosome 11, CATAS_Mindica_2.1, whole genome shotgun sequence contains these coding sequences:
- the LOC123229563 gene encoding RNA-binding protein 38 isoform X2 produces the protein MTPANLAGQFGDTTYTKVFVGGLAWETQKETMEKYFEQFGEILEAVVITDKATGRSKGYGFVTFREPEAAMKACVDAAPVIDGRRANCNLACLGVQRSKPSTPKHGGRNFRVMSSFQTGFGGLGTTFPSSATFPHYAIQQGIPYNLYGYSPYSPDYTYPTSYYNIYGGATAQYPVYGNGPAGGMMSGATTAAFYPYLQLGEGSGGATAAGYTSGQGYGVQYPHHLFHYSAINATGGYPQAQHYGTPMSLAPTPPLQSVCFAVPQA, from the exons atgaCTCCAGCAAACTTGGCAGGTCAGTTTGGTGACACAACTTATACTAAAGTATTTGTTGGAGGGTTGGCTTGGGAAACTCAGAAGGAGACTATGGAGAAGTACTTTGAACAGTTTGGTGAGATCTTGGAAGCTGTTGTTATCACTGATAAGGCTACCGGCAGATCCAAAGGCTATGGATTT GTTACTTTTCGCGAGCCAGAAGCCGCCATGAAAGCTTGTGTTGATGCAGCTCCAGTGATTGATGGAAGAAGAGCCAATTGTAATCTTGCTTGTTTGGGAGTTCAAAGATCCAAACCCTCAACTCCAAAGCATG GAGGGAGGAATTTTAGGGTTATGAGCTCTTTTCAAACAGGATTTGGAGGCctgggaacaacttttccttcaTCTGCAACCTTCCCTCATTATGCTATCCAACAAGGGATTCCATATAATCTTTATGG GTACTCTCCATACTCGCCGGATTACACTTATCCTACG AGCTACTACAACATTTATGGAGGAGCAACTGCTCAATATCCCGTGTATGGCAATGGACCAGCTGGTGGCATGATGAGCGGTGCCACCACAGCAGCCTTCTATCCCTACCTCCAGTTGGGTGAGGGCAGCGGTGGAGCCACTGCGGCCGGCTATACTTCCGGTCAGGGCTACGGTGTTCAGTATCCTCACCACCTATTTCACTACTCAGCCATCAATGCCACTGGTGGTTACCCACAGGCCCAGCACTATGGTACACCCATGTCTCTTGCCCCCACACCACCCTTGCAATCAG TGTGCTTTGCTGTGCCACAGGCGTGA
- the LOC123229563 gene encoding RNA-binding protein 38 isoform X1 — protein sequence MTPANLAGQFGDTTYTKVFVGGLAWETQKETMEKYFEQFGEILEAVVITDKATGRSKGYGFVTFREPEAAMKACVDAAPVIDGRRANCNLACLGVQRSKPSTPKHGGRNFRVMSSFQTGFGGLGTTFPSSATFPHYAIQQGIPYNLYGYSPYSPDYTYPTSYYNIYGGATAQYPVYGNGPAGGMMSGATTAAFYPYLQLGEGSGGATAAGYTSGQGYGVQYPHHLFHYSAINATGGYPQAQHYGTPMSLAPTPPLQSGVNMALHAPPIPHR from the exons atgaCTCCAGCAAACTTGGCAGGTCAGTTTGGTGACACAACTTATACTAAAGTATTTGTTGGAGGGTTGGCTTGGGAAACTCAGAAGGAGACTATGGAGAAGTACTTTGAACAGTTTGGTGAGATCTTGGAAGCTGTTGTTATCACTGATAAGGCTACCGGCAGATCCAAAGGCTATGGATTT GTTACTTTTCGCGAGCCAGAAGCCGCCATGAAAGCTTGTGTTGATGCAGCTCCAGTGATTGATGGAAGAAGAGCCAATTGTAATCTTGCTTGTTTGGGAGTTCAAAGATCCAAACCCTCAACTCCAAAGCATG GAGGGAGGAATTTTAGGGTTATGAGCTCTTTTCAAACAGGATTTGGAGGCctgggaacaacttttccttcaTCTGCAACCTTCCCTCATTATGCTATCCAACAAGGGATTCCATATAATCTTTATGG GTACTCTCCATACTCGCCGGATTACACTTATCCTACG AGCTACTACAACATTTATGGAGGAGCAACTGCTCAATATCCCGTGTATGGCAATGGACCAGCTGGTGGCATGATGAGCGGTGCCACCACAGCAGCCTTCTATCCCTACCTCCAGTTGGGTGAGGGCAGCGGTGGAGCCACTGCGGCCGGCTATACTTCCGGTCAGGGCTACGGTGTTCAGTATCCTCACCACCTATTTCACTACTCAGCCATCAATGCCACTGGTGGTTACCCACAGGCCCAGCACTATGGTACACCCATGTCTCTTGCCCCCACACCACCCTTGCAATCAG GCGTGAACATGGCTCTCCATGCTCCACCAATTCCCCATCGCTAG